One window of the Silurus meridionalis isolate SWU-2019-XX chromosome 24, ASM1480568v1, whole genome shotgun sequence genome contains the following:
- the LOC124378588 gene encoding putative adhesion G protein-coupled receptor E4P translates to MAPTREMSGETKERIIKLLKEGVSVLLLMAVINSDTSHPKSHFHEGLEVPEHCQDDVTVECAQELLNQIKNKTSQELQQESVENCLNIMMNSTSLVKENTTDQDLILYGNDVLNFTEELVSKLVRETDDIQSISISLQTLEVQVIELELDSSVSKIPSLTTTTASMDIEVTGIPNKSNVAVALMSFTNMAAILHASFFNTFVNTTKTIMSPVVSAKLLQVSGFTTTFSTDFFQISFTLKHVDELDPEGVLGCLYWNENEWVEDGCSTTKLNKTHTLCSCDHLGTFALIMQTYTQLMYNFWTICKTASVAVGILFLSLSILTLVICHPHKKVTNMTLINLCMSLLLAMLLRLLTKYFRAYICPRKHLFPILEGVLLFFFLSAFMWMFNKAVLFFIFVKNLSKVSSNQEEGLSCKWFILIGYLIPLVVMVVYGIVYRGIYTGFICSSNMSCRDRYIYFLPFYIISTLILILYIITIIIIISKLIRVKNHHLLRSNSNDTKLIMSVMFKSLAQFFIIGCPWLAYFFPTDVIGFFTVNLICIQQGAFIFLFHCLLNPEVRQQYRKFLCAVCCFNNRSPAAADGQEPQGTS, encoded by the exons ATGGCTCCAACACGAGAGATGTCAGGTGAAACAAAGGAGAGGATTATCAAACTTCTCAAAGAAG GAGTCTCTGTTCTGTTACTGATGGCAGTTATAAACTCTGATACTTCACATCCCA AGTCTCACTTTCATGAGGGTCTTGAAGTACCTGAACATTGCCAG GATGATGTAACAGTAGAGTGTGCACAGGAGCTGCTGAACCAAATCAAGAACAAGACATCTCAAGAGCTTCAACAGGAA AGTGTGGAAAATTGTTTAAACATCATGATGAACAGTACGAGTTTAGTAAAAGAAAACACTACTGACCAGGATCTAATACTGTATGGAAATGATGTTCTGAACTTCACTGAAGAACTTGTGTCTAAACTAGTGAGGGAAACAGACGACATCCAGTCCATCAGCATCTCTCTACAAACTTTAG AGGTTCAGGTAATTGAGCTTGAACTGGACTCCAGTGTGAGTAAAATCCCCTCTCTCACCACAACCACTGCTTCTATGGATATCGAGGTCACAGGAATCCCGAACAAAAGCAACG TTGCTGTTGCCTTGATGAGCTTCACCAACATGGCAGCCATCCTGCATGCTAGCTTCTtcaatacatttgtaaatacGACAAAAACCATAATGTCTCCTGTGGTGTCAGCAAAACTTCTCCAAGTATCTGGCTTCACTACAACCTTTTCTACCGATTTTTTTCAAATCAGCTTTACCCTTAAGCATGTAGAT GAGTTGGACCCTGAAGGTGTTCTCGGCTGCTTGTATTGGAATGAAAACGAATGGGTTGAAGATGGTTGCAGTACCACAAAGTTGAACAAAACTCACACTCTGTGCTCTTGTGATCATCTGGGTACTTTTGCTTTAATCATGCAGACTTACACTCAGCTG ATGTACAATTTTTGGACAATTTGTAAAACAGCGTCTGTGGCAGTAGGAATATTGTTTCTGAGTTTATCCATACTGACTTTGGTCATTTGTCATCCTCACAAAAAAGTGACTAACATGACTCTGATAAACCTGTGCATGAGCCTTCTCCTTGCTATGCTTCTTAGACTGCTCACAAAATATTTCCGGGCATATATATGCCCTCGGAAG CATTTGTTTCCCATCCTGGAgggtgttttgttgtttttttttctctctgctttTATGTGGATGTTCAATAAAGCTGTGCTATTCTTCATTTTTGTGAAGAACCTATCAAAGGTCAGCTCAAACCAGGAGGAGGGGCTTAGCTGCAAATGGTTCATTTTGATCGGATACTTAATTCCCCTGGTTGTGATGGTCGTGTACGGCATAGTCTATCGTGGAATCTACACAGGTTTCAT CTGCAGCTCAAACATGTCTTGTAGAGATagatacatatattttcttcctttttacaTCATTTCTACA CTAATCTTGATTCtctacatcatcaccatcatcatcataatctcAAAGCTGATACGGGTGAAAAACCACCACTTGCTGAGGAGTAACAGCAACGACACCAAACTCATAATGAGTGTGATGTTTAAAAGTCTGGCTCAGTTTTTTATCATCGGCTGCCCCTGGCTCGCCTACTTCTTTCCAACTGATGTTATAGGGTTTTTTACAGTGAATTTAATCTGCATCCAGCAGGGGGCCTTCATCTTTCTGTTCCACTGTCTCCTCAACCCAGAG GTCAGGCAGCAGTACAGGAAGTTTCTGTGTGCAGTTTGCTGCTTTAACAATCGTAGCCCTGCTGCAGCAGATGGGCAGGAGCCTCAGGGGACATCGTGA
- the LOC124378365 gene encoding adhesion G protein-coupled receptor E1-like: MEIVTFLLKRISVLLLMALITCDTQFDEGLTTPEHCQDEIAECAQELLNQIENKTSQELPQETVENYLNIMMNITRFVKDNTTDQDLLLYGNNVLIFTETLVSKLVRKTDNIQSVNISLQTLEIQVIELGLNSTVSRIPSLTTTTASMDMEFTGIPNNSKVAVALMSYNNMAAILNASFFKSFVSTTKKIMSPVVSVTLPKASGFTTEFSHSQVTFTLKHVDELDPNGVLSCVYWNKLEWVEDGCSIIEMNRTHTLCSCDRLGTFAIIMQTYTLNYTIQTIFITVSAALGMMPLSLSILTFAICRPYKKVTNLVLINLCISLFLAMLVSLLTVHFQAYICPRQNLFAVLEGVLFFFCFSAAVWMFSEAALIFIFVKNLSNVRSNQGEGLSWKWLIAIGFLIPMSLVVVYALAYGRIYTGFICMANVSRRDKFIYFIPFYIIHASVSILFIISIIIIILNLIRIKTQNLQRSNSNDTKLIMSVMFKSMANFFIIGCPWIILFIPTKGLVFYVLELICIQQGTFIFLIHCVFNLEIRQQYRKLLCAICCFNNRSPAAADGQEHQQTM; encoded by the exons ATGGAAATAGTtacgtttttattaaaaa GAATCTCTGTTCTGTTACTGATGGCACTTATAACTTGTGATACACAATTTG ATGAGGGTCTCACAACACCTGAACATTGCCAG GATGAAATAGCAGAGTGTGCACAGGAGCTGCTGAACCAAATTGAGAACAAGACATCTCAGGAGCTTCCACAGGAA ACTGTGGAAAATTATTTGAACATCATGATGAACATTACGCGTTTTGTGAAAGACAACACTACTGACCAGGATCTATTACTGTATGGAAATAATGTTCTGATCTTCACTGAGACACTGGTGTCTAAACTAGTGAGGAAAACAGACAACATCCAGTCTGTTAACATTTCTCTACAAACTTTAG AGATTCAGGTAATTGAGCTTGGACTGAACTCCACTGTGAGTAGAATTCCCTCTCTTACCACAACCACTGCTTCTATGGACATGGAGTTCACAGGAATCCCGAACAATAGCAAAG ttgcTGTTGCCTTGATGAGCTACAACAACATGGCAGCCATCCTGAATGCTAGCTTCTTCAAATCGTTTGTatctacaacaaaaaaaataatgtctCCTGTGGTGTCAGTAACACTTCCCAAAGCATCTGGTTTCACTACAGAATTCTCTCACTCCCAAGTCACCTTCACCCTTAAACATGTAGAT GAGTTGGACCCTAATGGTGTTCTCTCCTGTGTGTACTGGAATAAATTAGAATGGGTTGAAGATGGCTGTAGCATCATAGAGAtgaacagaacacacactctgtgCTCTTGTGATCGTCTGGGTACTTTTGCTATCATCATGCAGACCTACACACTG AATTACACTATTCAGACAATTTTTATCACCGTGTCTGCAGCACTAGGAATGATGCCTCTGAGTTTATCTATATTGACTTTCGCCATTTGTCGTCCTTACAAGAAAGTGACCAACCTGGTTCTGATAAACCTGTGTATTAGCCTTTTCCTGGCTATGCTTGTTTCCCTGCTCACAGTACATTTCCAGGCATATATATGCCCTCGACAG AATTTGTTTGCAGTCTTGGAgggtgttctgttttttttctgtttctcagcTGCTGTGTGGATGTTCAGTGAAGCTGCGctgattttcatttttgtgaAGAACCTATCAAACGTCAGATCAAACCAGGGGGAGGGGCTTAGCTGGAAGTGGCTAATTGCGATTGGATTCTTGATTCCTATGAGTCTGGTGGTTGTGTATGCCCTAGCCTATGGTAGAATCTACACAGGTTTTAT CTGCATGGCAAACGTGTCCAGAAGagataaatttatatattttattcctttttacatCATTCACGCA TCAGTCTCAATCCTCTttatcatctccatcataatcataatcttAAATCTGATACGGATAAAAACTCAGAACTTACAGAGGAGTAACAGCAACGACACCAAACTCATAATGAGTGTGATGTTTAAAAGCATGGCTAATTTTTTTATCATCGGCTGCCCCTGGATCATTCTCTTCATCCCAACTAAAGGTTTGGTGTTTTATGTCTTGGAGTTAATCTGCATCCAGCAGGGGACCTTCATCTTCTTGATCCACTGTGTCTTCAACTTAGAG ATCAGGCAGCAGTACAGGAAGCTCCTGTGTGCAATTTGCTGCTTCAACAATCGTAGTCCTGCTGCAGCAGATGGTCAGGAGCATCAACAGACAATGTGA